The Candidatus Melainabacteria bacterium RIFOXYA2_FULL_32_9 DNA segment TCCCTATTAGTTTGCCCTAATAGGGTTTTGGCTTATTTTGAGATGCATTTCAAATCGTAAAAATTTATTTAGCAACTCAAGTTAGCTAGTACTCTGTCCCAAAATTATGATGATGGGGATATGTTATTGGCTATGCACCATGTCAATTTGAAGGTGACAAGGTCACTTATTTAAATCATCAATTATTCCACTTAATTATGTGTGTTAGCACCTACGGAATCAGGCAAGGTGCGCATTGTGCACCGAAAATAAACTATAAACAACAAAAAGTCAGATCTAAGATCTGACTTTTAATTTCTGGGGCGAAAGGATTCGAACCTCTGAATGCCTGGACCAAAACCAGGTGCCTTACCGCTTGGCTACGCCCCAATATTTTGTATAGACAATGCAGTATTATTTTATTAAAGCTGCGTCTAAAATGTCAAGCTAATCTTTTTAGTATAACTGTATGTTTTAAATTATACAAGTATCTTGGGATTTTAATATGTTCTAAGCATTTATCTAACAAGGTTCACAATAAGATTGTAATATTATTCACTATAAAAGACAATTTTAGAATTAAATACCTTAGAAGCTATTCAGGAACTAAATTCTTATGTCATGACAAAGAGGCAGTAACTGAGGTCACATTTTTACAGCGAATACTTAAATTAGTGCGTGGTGATCTCAAGACAACATGATTATGAGAACAAATTCCTTTGAAATCTTCGTAATGACAAAGGTTGGTTTTTTATTCCCGGATTGGTTCTTAAAGTCAAAAAGTCAGGTTAGGGTGCATTATAACTGTTAATTTTAATGTTTTCCCCATCTGTTTTAATCTCAATAGCATTATCTTTATCTGTTCTTAAGGTTTTAATATCAAATTCTTTGAGAATATTTAAGGTCAGCTTATCAGGATGGGAATATTTGTTTTTTCCAACTGATATAATTGCTGTTTTAGGCTTTAAATAATCAAGAAATTCTTCATTAACAGAATTAAAGCTGCCATGGTGTCCTACTTTAACCACATCTATAGACTTATTTACATATTTTTTTATTGAATTCAATGATTCAGCTTCTGCATCTCCCATTAATAAAGCTGAAAAGTTTTTATATTCTAGATATAAAATTACCGAAGTATCGTTATTTGTATCGCCATATATATTTGCCGATTTAATAACACTGATTTTCAAGTCTTTATCAATGTCAATTTTATTTCCATTAGTTAGATGCTTTACAGTAATATTTTTTTTACGAATAAAATCCTGAGTTTTTTTATATATTGTTGAATCAGTTTTTTCTCCGTTATCCATAATCTGGCTTGTTTTTATCCTTTTAAGTACATCTACAGTCCCACCAATATGGTCTCTATCAGGATGGGTTAAAACAAGAACATCAAGTTTATTAATTCCTTTATCTCTTAAATAAGGAATTATTATTGTATTAGCCGAACTAAAATCTTTCCTACCTATATCCCCCGTATCTACAAGAATATTACGCTTATTTGGTGTCTGAATTAATATTGAATCGGCTTCTCCCACATCAAAAAACAGCAGTTTTAAGTCTTTTGAGAAATTTTCCTTAAACGATAGAGAAACTATAGCCAGCACTATAGCTAAAATTAAAAAATTAAGTTTTTTCTTAGAAAAATCCCATTTAATATGCAATGTTATAACCAAAATAAGGATGTAAAATAAAATAGCTGAAAGTATTTCTGGTGAAGCAAAATAATATAATGACCCTGGTAAATCAGATGTAAATTTTGATATATAAAGCAAAAGTGCAATGAAAGGCTCAATTAATTTATCAAAAAACCAACAAACTCTTTCCCCTATTACAGGAATAAGACAAAATATACTGCTGGTAAACCCTGCAAAACTTATAATACCTACAAATGGCACAACAATTATGTTTGCAAAAACAGAATACGTAGCAAACGTGTTGAAATGGAATAACTGAATAGGTGCTACCCATAATTGAGCTATTATTGGAATTAAAATACTTCCAGAAATAAAAATGGGTATGGGTTTTAGCTTTTCAATAAAAATGGATGTACACATTAATAAACCAAAAGTAACCACAAAGGAAAGCTGAAAGCCTATATCAGTAATCATTAAGGGATCAAATAACAGCATAATTGCACAAACAAGAGCCAATAAAGCCACATTATCAGCCTGTCTGTTAATAAGTTTTCCAAAAAGAATAAACTCCAACATCCAAGTAGCTCTTGTTACAGAAGGAGGTAATCCTGTTAAAAATGCATAAACAGCAACAAGAACCATTCCCCCTATTATTCTTAAATTGAAGGGTATAAATAATTTCTGTGCTAGAAATGTCCATATTCCAAAAATTAAAGCAACATTCATTCCTGAGGCTGCTAGAAGATGCAATAAACCTGAATTAATAAAATCTTGCTTCACGTTCTTAGGTGTTGGAACTGCATAATCACCAAAAACCATGCCGCCCAGTATCTCTACTTTTGGTGATTTTAGGTTTTCTCTATGTATTGAGATAATTTTATTTTTTACTTTATTTAATTCCTGTAAAAAAGCCCATTTACCAGATTTTGGATGTTCTATTATCTTAAAATCTTTATATCCTACATAAGTTATAGTGAAAATTCCAGAATTACTCAGATATTTTGTATAATCGAATTGCCCCGGATTGGTAGCTTTAAATGGTGGCCTTATATATCCGGTTACTTCAATTACATCACCTATATAAATTTCTTGAAATTTCCTTTTTTTATCAAAAATTGTAACCAGTGTCTTTGCTTTTACAGGTTTCCAACCGGAATCCCTCTTTTTAAGAGAATTAACCTCAAATTCGAATTTAGTTTTATAGTCCCCATCATCTTTTAGCTGTGTTATAACCCTACCTTGTAAGCTGGCTTTGATGGGAGCTAAATTTGCCAAATCATCAGGTTGAGGCATTTTAAAGTTTGTATAAAATATAGAAAAAACCAGCACCAAACAGTTAATTAAGATCAATTTATATGAAATTACCTTGAAATAAAATAAATACAGAATCAGGACTAACAAAAAAGCAGCAAAATAAGGAATTAAACCTAATAAAGTCGAGGCAACTCCTAATATAAAAGTTAAACAAACAATCAATGTTTTATTAGTCTTGTTTAAATTCATAAAATATGTAAATTGTATATCTATAATCTCTTGTTTATAACAATTTACCAATTAGTATATACTTAAAAGCTTTAATTTCAAATTATAATCCTAATTTAAAAAGCAAAAATATAAACAGTAATCTATTTTTAAATTAAGAGTATTAATTTAGCTGTAGGATATTATATTTTTGAAATCATAAATGTATACGATGTCATACTAAAGTTGTACTGATAATATGGAAACATACTCCTTAGAAGACGACGATACACATATCCCTAATCTAGCTATGCACATCCCAAATGTCATAGCTTTTTTATTGGTTTTTAACTGTAAAATCTTTAATAATTAAAGTATTGATCAAAATCTACATCTTCAAAACTGCATAATAAAAGATAGACTGAATCATTTTCATCCATTCGCTGAAAATTATAATCATTAAATTCCCAGTATTTTGGATTAATGCCTATTGATCTAATAAGCCCCTTATCTTGTAAGATTCTTAATTTTTTCTTGACGATTTCCATTTTTATATTGAGTTTTCTGGATAATTCAATAGCAGTTGTACCTTCTGGTCTTTCTCTTCTCTGAGGATTACTAAACATAAGTTCTAAACCAATTTTTTTCAAAATTTGGTCTTCTTCTATATCAATTTTATCTAGCTCTTCCAGCATAATTAACTCTATTTTTGATAAACATATTATAATTTTATTCTAATACTCAACAATAAACAATATTTTTAAAGTTATAGCGCTTTAATTTAATCTATTACACTATCTAAATTACGCTAATCCTATTTAATATAACCTGCTATAATGCATGTGATTACAGAAACAGGAGGAGATAATAAATGAAAAAATGTTCAATTACGCTGTTAATTTTAGCCATATTTACGTTATTGATAACCTCAAATATAGTACAAGCACAAGATGTAGCAAAAGAAAGCGATAGAGGAACACTTTCTGCTAGAGGAACAGCTACACAGACTTTTCCACCAGATACAGCAACTATAACTTTAGCTGTAGAAACTCAAGCTAAGACAGCTTCAGAGGCAGCAACCCAGAATGCAACCAAAGCCAGTAATGTTGTCAACAAAATAAGAAATCTAATTAATACAAAACAAGGGGATGCTATTCAAACATCCAGATATTCTATTGTTCCTATTTATGAATATACTAAAGATCAAAGAAAAAATATCCTAACTGGTTATAGAGCTGTAAACCAAGTTACTATTAGAACAAAACAATTAAATAATGTCAGTAATATAATAGATACAGCTATAGCAAGTGGAGCAAACAGAGTTGAAGGAGTTAATTTTACTCTTTCTGACAGAGAAGCATATTGTAATAAGGTGTTAGCTGAAGCAACAAGAAAAGCCCAGGAAGAAGCAAGGGTAGTAGCTGGAGTGCTTGGTGTAACAATTACAGGAGTAAAGCAGGTAAATTCATCCTGTGGAGAGGAATATCCAAGACCTGTCTTTAGAGCAATGGCAGGAGATGTAGCAGAGGCAGCTGCCATGCCTCCAACTCCAATAGAAGCTGGTGATGTCACTGTTCAAGGAAGTGTTAATGTAGACTTTTTTATAAAATAAGCTTAAGTCATACAGAATGACTTAAGTTGCTATTACTCTGTTAAGAAAGTTTTGTTGGATAAATTTTCTCCGTCGCTGGTGCTAACGCACATAATTAAGTCCTCATTAGAATAATTGAGGACTTAAATAAGTGACCTTGTCACCTTCGCATTTCATAGGCTCCTCCGAAAACATACCCGACTGCAACAATCATCATAATTAACTTAACAGAGCACTAGTGGATGGATCGACAAATAATATGCTACAATCTCCCGAACTGTCATCCTGAGTGACATAGTCACTTTTCCAAATCATCAATCCCTCCAATAATACACACTATCATCCTGAGGAGCGTAGCGACGTGAGGATCTTGCCAATTATGAATACTAGCTTTTAAATGTAAATGGATAGATTGCCACAGATTCCTTCGGAATCTTCGCAATGACAGGGGTTTGCTTTTAACATATTATTTGCAAATCTTACCATTAGCTAATTTATGCTTAAAGATTGCAAGAATAATTGATGTTAGTTATCAATGTTCCAGCTGACGTAAGAGTAATATTATAAAGTTTGTT contains these protein-coding regions:
- a CDS encoding DNA internalization-related competence protein ComEC/Rec2; protein product: MNLNKTNKTLIVCLTFILGVASTLLGLIPYFAAFLLVLILYLFYFKVISYKLILINCLVLVFSIFYTNFKMPQPDDLANLAPIKASLQGRVITQLKDDGDYKTKFEFEVNSLKKRDSGWKPVKAKTLVTIFDKKRKFQEIYIGDVIEVTGYIRPPFKATNPGQFDYTKYLSNSGIFTITYVGYKDFKIIEHPKSGKWAFLQELNKVKNKIISIHRENLKSPKVEILGGMVFGDYAVPTPKNVKQDFINSGLLHLLAASGMNVALIFGIWTFLAQKLFIPFNLRIIGGMVLVAVYAFLTGLPPSVTRATWMLEFILFGKLINRQADNVALLALVCAIMLLFDPLMITDIGFQLSFVVTFGLLMCTSIFIEKLKPIPIFISGSILIPIIAQLWVAPIQLFHFNTFATYSVFANIIVVPFVGIISFAGFTSSIFCLIPVIGERVCWFFDKLIEPFIALLLYISKFTSDLPGSLYYFASPEILSAILFYILILVITLHIKWDFSKKKLNFLILAIVLAIVSLSFKENFSKDLKLLFFDVGEADSILIQTPNKRNILVDTGDIGRKDFSSANTIIIPYLRDKGINKLDVLVLTHPDRDHIGGTVDVLKRIKTSQIMDNGEKTDSTIYKKTQDFIRKKNITVKHLTNGNKIDIDKDLKISVIKSANIYGDTNNDTSVILYLEYKNFSALLMGDAEAESLNSIKKYVNKSIDVVKVGHHGSFNSVNEEFLDYLKPKTAIISVGKNKYSHPDKLTLNILKEFDIKTLRTDKDNAIEIKTDGENIKINSYNAP